GACGTTTACCCGAACCTCAAGGCCATCCTTGGCCTCCCCACTGGCAGTGCCCAAGTTAGAGAATACGCCGAGAGGCACCCTTCCCTGAAATTGGAGGCGCACAAGGCAAAGGGATCTGCGGCCTTCAAGAGCGCCGGTGCTTTCActgcagaggaggaggcttgGCTGGTCGAGGAGTTGCTGGCCATGGAACTTCAGAGCGTTCGCGCCAATGCCGAGGCTCTTGCTGGTCCTGGTAGCTCTGTGCGCtccgtcgtcatcaccgTCCCGCCCTTCTACACCACCGAGGAGAAGCGCGCCGTCGAGCTGTCTGCCGAATTGGCGGGTCTCAAGGTCCTCTCTCTTGTCTCCGACGGTCTCGCTGTCGGCCTCAACTATGCTACCACCCGCCAGTTCCCCAACGTTAACAAGGGCGCGAAGGCCGAGCACCACCTGGTCTTCGACATGGGCGCCGGTTCCACCAAGGCCACCGTCCTCTCAATGCAGTCGCGCACCGTCAAGGATGTCGGCAAGTTCAACAAGACTGTCCAGGAGGTTTCTGTCCTCGGCAGTGGCTGGGACCGCACTCTCGGCGGTGACGCCCTCAACTATCTTATCGTTGACGACATGATCCGCCAATTCGTCGAGTCGCCCACGGCGAAAAAGGCCGGCGTCACCCTCGAGGCCGTCAAGTCCCACGGCCGCACCATCGCCAAGCTGACCAAGGAGGCTGAGCGCCTGAGACACGTTCTCTCCGCCAATCAGAACACTCAGGCTTCTTTTGAGGGCTTGTATGATGATGTCGACTTCAAGTACAAGATCACTCGCGCCGAGTTTGAAGAGATGGCGGCCACCCACGCCCAGCGCGTCAGCGCCGCGGTCAAAAATGCTCTTAGCATGGCCGGTCTGCAAATCAAGGATCTCGACTCTGTTATCCTCCACGGCGGTGCCACGCGCACCCCCTTCGTCCAGAAAGAGCTTGAGAGCTTCCTTGGAGGAGCCGACAAGATCCGCACCAACGTCAACTCGGACGAAGCCGCCGTTTTCGGTGCTGGTTTCCGCGCTGCTGAGCTTTCACCCAGCTTCAGGGTGAAGGAGATCAAGATCACTGATATTGCCTATTACCCCGCCGGAATGAAGTGGAAGAATGACGAGGGAAAGCCCAAGCACCAGCGTCTGTGGATCGCCACCTCGCCATTGGGAGCGCCCGCGAAGGAGGTCACCTTCAACAATGTCCAGGACTTGTCCGTCAGCTTCTACCAGTTGGTGGACGGTGCCGAACTTGACACCAAGGTGTTCACCACCAAGAACTTGACTGCCTCCGTAGAGGCGTTGGTGGAAAAGCACAAGTGCGAAAAGGCCGATATCAAGTTCAAGGTTGGCGTTCGTCTTCTCAGCGAGAACGGCGAAGTTGATGTTACCAAGGCCGCCGTTGAGTGCGAGGCTGATGAGCCGGAGAAGGACGGTTTTGTCGACGGCGTCAAGAATCTCTTTGGTTTTggcaagaaggacaagactgagggcgaggaggattcTGCTTCTGCGTCCACCGAATCATCTACTAGcacctcttcttcggccGCTGCATCCGCCTCTGCCGAGACCAAGCCCAGTgagcccaagaagaagcaactCGTTCAGATTAATGTTGATTTCACCCTCACCCCCACTGGCCCCACCTCTCTCCTTTCCAAGGCCTCCATCCAAGCCCTCAAGGACCGTCTCAAGTCCTTCGCCGCCTCCGACCGCACCCGCCAACTCCGCGAGGAAGCGCTCAACCAGCTCGAAGCCTACACTTACAAGATCAGCGACATTCTGGACCGCGAGTCTTTCATTGCGCACTCCAGCGCTTCCGAGCGTGAGGCTCTTCAGCAAAAGAAGGACGAGGTCAGCGACTGGCTCTACGGCGACGGCGCCGATGCCACTCGCGAGGAATTCAAGGCCAAGCTCAATGAGCTCCAAAACATTGTTGATCCCGTCCTCAAGAGGGCGGAGGAAGCGGAGAAGAGACCTGAAATTCTCAAGGGATTGCAGGATGCTctcgacaacaccaacaaatTCGTCAAGGACATCAGGGAAAAGATTGATGCGTACGATACCTTCCACGCTTCCGCCTCCGCTAGCGCCTCCGCTTCGTCGTCGACTGctacctcttcctcctctaccaCAGCCCCGGCTTCTTCCGCTACCGGCGATTTCGACGGCCTAGAAGACGatgcctccaccaccaccgccacccgCGAGGACCCCATGAAGTTTTTGGAGAAGGAACTTGGTCCCGTTCCCCCTCTTTACACCCTCGAGGACCTCAAGGAATCTGAGGATCTGTATACTTCCATCTCCACCTGGTTGGAGTCGAAGGTTGCTGAGCAGGAGAAGTTGGGACCCACTGATGACCCCGTATTGACAGTCAAGGACCTTTTggagagaagggagaagTTGGATAAGGCGGGTATGGCGTTGGCCATGAAGGGGGTAAAGAACTTTGAGAAGACGCAGGCGAAGGGCAAGGGCGGAAAGACGAATGGAAAGGCCAAGGCGTCTGGAAGCAAGGCGGGCGGCAAGAAGAATGGAAAGGGCACCAAGGCGGGTGAAAAGCCGGCCAAGGAAACGGTCAGTGATGAGGAAATTGAGGAGATGTTGAGAAAGGTTATGGCGgacgagaaggccaaggaggaggccaaggctcaaaagggagagagggagagcaAGGAGGAGCCGGTCAAGCATGAGGAGCTTTAAAATGGGGCATGATGCAGGTGACGTGTGTGTTTTAGCAGCAAAGCGTGTTCTGGCGTTTACAGATCCATAGATTTATCAACGTGATTATAGGGATTGCAATCTTGGCGTCATTTTTGTATCTACCTAGATATTTACAGATGTTACAAAAACGAACAATTGCTTTCCAGGTGGTCTTTTCCATTACCGTCGAGCTTCATGCCCGTGGGTCATGATCGCAAGTTGCATGTACTGAACCCTGCCTGTTCAAAACGGGGGTGTTTAGAAACCTCTAAATTACCCGGACATCAATCGTCACGGCACGGAACTTACTTGAAGAACTAAGTATCCAGTAATCCCACAAAGTGCGGCTGGTTAAAACCGACGGGACCTGCAGTTGATGATGCTATTGAGACCTGGAGTGGTGTGTCTCTGTGACAAGcaggaggaagtggaaaaGTCCTGCCTGTCTAGGGTACTTTGCAAAACTGGGCAGATCTTGGAGCTTTCCCGCTGAAGACGCGCTAAAGACCCGCTGTTAGTGCTGCCTGCCGTCGGATGAGATGCCCCCGCATACTCCAAGCGTCATTGGACTTTCGTCGACGACCATCCCGTcgttcttccttcctccatcaCCCCTACCCATAATCTTCTCCCCGACTTTTCACGTTTTCTCTGTGAAAAACAAGCCAAAAGAGCCATCGATGTCTGAATGAAAATGAATAATCCTATCTCCTGAACGGTCATTATCAGCATGCCCGCTCGTCATTTTCAGCCATCGGCTGTCGCCCGGCGCAGCTCTTCGCTTCTTGAACCAATCATGATGCGTGGAGGTACCGAACCATCGTCGATGCTTTGCATGGCACGATTCTGACTGTTCTGGTCGGGTAGTCGAGGCCTGAAGTCGGGCAAGAGTCCATGTGGCTCTTGCTGACATCTCAGCCTCATGGTCATATTCCTTTCATCATAACTaggtatcatcatcatcctcgactCCAGTCCTTTgatccctcttcttcatccttatCTTTGTTCTCCGTCTCATCTCACCTAGACAACAAGAATACCTAAATATCTCCACCTGATAGCACCTCAAGACCAAAGTTTCCATTCTCTGTTAACTCCCACATCTTCAACCCGACCACCCAAAACCTCGAAATGGGTGACAACTTCCAACTTCCATCCCCAGCCCCGGCTCAAGCTCAGGAACCGCAACAGAACCCTACCCCCCAAAATGCTACCCTCCTCCAGGCCTTCGAATGGTACACCCCCCCTGATCACGCCCACTTCCTTCGTCTGTCTTCTCAGATCCCTCAACTCTCCCAGCATGGAATCTCTTCCCTTTGGATCCCACCCTCCTGCCGAGCCACCTCACCTCAGTCCAATGGCTACGACATCTATGACCTCTATGATCTGGGTGAGTTCGATCAGAAGGGTTCCGTGGCCACCAAGTGGGGGACCAAGGCTCAACTTCTGGAGCTGGCCCGGAAGGGTAAAGAGTACGGCGTAGGACTCTACTGGGATGCGGTCCTCAACCATCGCTTTGGTGCTGACCACCGCGAGCGGTGCAAGGCTGTTGAAGTGGATGCCAACGATCGGAGGGTGAGAGTAAGTGGGGAGTACGAGATCGACGCCTGGGTGGGCTTTGACTTCCCTGGTCGCGGAGATCAAGAAAGCACGATGAAATACCACTGGTACCACTTCTCCGGTGTCGACTTCAACGCCGACGATCCGGGCAAGGCGGGGACTATCTACCAGATTTTGGGGGAGCAAAGCCAAGGGTGGGCCAAGAGTCCtgaggatgttgatggtgaaAAGGGCAATTACGATTATCTGATGGGGTGTGATGTGGATTACAGTCATCcggaggtggtggacgaTGTGCTGAACTGGGGGCGGTGGCTGGCAAAAGAGGTCTCAATCAAGGGAATCAGATTTGATGCCGTCAAGCATTTCAGTGAGAGTTTCTTGAAGAAATTCGTGAAAATGCTTGATGGAGAATTTGGCGAGGGATGGTTCTTGGTGGGCGAGTTTTGGAAGGATTCTTTACAGAGCATGGTATGTTGTTGCTGAACTTGTCGACAGTGGCGTAACTGTATCACTAACTTGCGATAGACTGATTATCTCGACCGGATGGACCACAAGTTCTCGCTGTTTGATGCACCCTTGGTCTACAACTTTGGTGAAATCAGCACGAGTGTCTCTGCTGATCTGAGGAAAGTGTTTGACGACACGCTGGTGCAAAAAGCTCCCGTCTGCGCTGTGGCATGTTCtcgttttctcttcttcactCTCCGTCTTtgctcccttttcctttcttgccTCTATATTCTTACATCCTCTGATCTTCCATGTGCCATCCCCACGACCTCGCTATTTACTTCTAGTTTCACCCTTCTCTTATGTCCCACCCTTCCGAACCTaccttcctcatccttccCAATAAAACACAACATCCGCTAACAGCACCCTGTAACAGACACTCGTTCAAAATCACGACACCCAACCGCTCCAAGCTCTCCACGTCCCCATAACTCCCTGGTTCCTCCCCCTCGGCTACGCCCTCATTCTCATCCGTGAAGCCGGCTACCCCTGCATCTTCTACGGCGACCTGTACGGTCTTTGCACCCCTACGTCTGATAACCCGTCTCCCACCAGACCAACCAGCGGTCCTGTGACTATCATCCCTAAGCTTCTTCTGGCCAGAAAGCTATATGCGTATGGACCGCAGACGGACTATTTTGACTATCCCACCTGCATCGGCTGGGTCCGTCACGGGACGTGGGACAAAAAGGATAAATgcgcggtggtgatgagtaATGCGGGAGAGGGGTGGAAGTGGATGTTTGTGGGCGTGGAATGCGCTGGCCAACAGTGGACGGATGTGTTGGAgtggaggaaggaggtggtCACGATAGGGGAAAACGGATGGGCGGAGTTCAGATGTGGTGGTTGTAGTGTGAgtgtttgggtttgggaaGGGGCGAAGGGCAGGGACGAGTTCGAGACTCAGTTTGACTTCGACATATATGCTGCCTCTACTGCCAAGTGAGGTTGAGGGACTGCAAACTTGGGGTGCCTCTAATGGAAGGGGTGCGACGGAAATACATAAAAGGATATCGGAGAAAGGGCgatggatgaatgggaaGGATGTGAAACAACAAATCCTGAAAGACATGAGTGCAAAAGATTGTTCGAATCGTGGAGGCATGTTAGGCACAAAGATCGAGGCAGTCCATCAAACAACAAAGTGAGGAAGTCAGTTTCTATTGCTATCAACGTCAGTTTTCTCCTCCAGCCCTCTCCACCGAGAGCCATCTGAGTGTCGACAGCAACGTTCGGTCCTTCCGAAAtatgcctagaggtactgtgTAAGGAGCAATACAGCCGGTCAAGTACCATTTATATGTATGTGGACAAACCGCCAAGCTCAGGCTACGAAACAGATAAAAAGCCATCGCAGACGCCTCCCGATCCGAACTCCGACGCTAAGATGCAAGTTTTCCAGGCGAAGGTCATAAACCATGAATTCTAGGTAAACTCCAGTCATTACCCTTCAACCACCAAGTGCCAGTCCAGCTGGCGAACCAGATCAGATCAAATCAGAACATGCCGAATCTGAAGTCCCAAAGTCTGAGTTCCAGGATCCGGATCCGAGTTCAAATCTGAGTCGGGGCAGCCACCCTACCGCCATCGACACCCGGCAAAAAAACCTCCGTGTTCGAGGAGCTCGGCTCCGGCCAACACTGCCAATCGTAATAACAAGGCTGCATCGTCAGCGAGACAGAGTCATCGGTATAGCTCGCAGTGAAGTACCACGACAAGTCATGGGTAGACTCGGGCTCATCGTTGGCATCGTTCTGCTTGCCGGCCTGAACGCCCTCGTGCTCGAGATGATTGGCCTGGACGCCTTTGCCAACCTTGGAGATGCGCTCGACAGCGCCCTCGCCACCGTTGAGGATGGTAGTGCGGACTTGCTCCTTGGGACGAGGCATGGACGGAGCGGGGGTGGTCACGCTGAGGGCGGCCTCCTCCAGCGGATTCGGGGCCGGAGCAGGAATGGGGAGGACGTGGTAACCTGGGGCGATGGAGACGCTGGTCTCGATGGGCGAGACGGGGGAAGAGGGAGCAGAGCGACGGTGGACGCCGAGGATGGTGCTGGTGACCATCGTGTTCTGCTCGGTCCAGGTACcggaaggaggagcaagcGGGTAGCTACGCGTGGGACGGATGACGGGAGCAGGAGTGTCGGTGACGTCACCGCTGTTGGGGAGCAACAGGGTGTAGGTAGTGGCCATGGTGTCGAAAGTGAAGGTTAGGGTGGTGTACTGCTTGTCGGGGGCAGCCTGCTGCTCGACCTGGAGACCCCGGGGGCGGACGAGGTTGCTTGAGGTCTCACCGTAAGTACTGCTGTGGCTGGTATGATCGGCAGAGACGGTGACAACAACCGGGGTGACGGTGATGGTGGCCTTGGGGACGAAGTCGGCGGTTGAGTTGGTGAAGCCAGGAGCGGTGACAGCATCGACGGAGGCCGCGATGGTGACGGTCTTGATGTCGGTCTCGACCTCGGTCACGATGCTCTCAGTCTCGGAGTCAGACTCGGGTGCGGTGCTGCTGGCGCCGTAACCGCCTGTAGGTACAGTCACAGCGGCAGTCTCGGTGCCGTGAGCGTGCCCCTGGTGGGTATCAGTCGAGAAAATGGGCTTGGGAAGACCCGGCAAGCCATCGATGTGGAACTCCGCGCTGGCTGTGGTAGTGATGGTTTTGTGGCCAGTGAGCTCACGGGTAGATCTCTCGATGTAGGGCGCGGCCAGGACCTGGGTGAGGCCGGCGCTTAAGGTGAGAAAAAAGTGAAACTTCATTGTCGCGTACTTGCCTCGTTGTTTGGCGAGGGAGCGAGTTGTGCGGTGTTGGCTTGGTTCTTGCTTAACTGAGAGCTTGCGTGGCGTAACCCCGATGGGCGAACGATAATCTTGAGATCAAGACCGTGATGGCGTTGTAGGTGTTTTAACGGAAGGAGACAATAATGTTTCTGggaggatgaaggagggcGTGGAGGGGCTGCTGCCATTATTTTCCAAGAGGCTCCTGTTGCGTCACCGGTTCCTGCCAGCTGCCTGCCTAGTTCAACTTCAGACGGAGGTCTAACATCAGGCATAAAGTGCCAAGTACTCCTCAGCACATAACTTATCATTCACAGGCAGGTACGGAGTGAAGAGCCGTGAGGCAAGGCGTAAAGGGCAGGCAAACATTAGGTAAGTACTGACATCAGACGAAAGAAGGTACGGTATCGATCCAGCCAGCTCGAGACCCAGTGACCAGGGCAGCCAGCTAATCTTCTACAAATACATGATCGGGTGGACTTGTCACGCTGCTGCAATGTTCACCTTGTTGGCCGAGTGGTTTACGGTCAATACTGAAGGCAAAGGTTGAACGAGATGGCGACTTTAGTTGAAGTCTGTGAGGCGACGAGGCATAcgagactacctctactctagAAGTTCAATCTGTATTGGGTAAAAGTATACCTCTACCGTGCCTCTACATCTGTAACCCTTGGACGGTGACGGCGACGGTTTCTCGTTCTTCCCTCATCGCGGAGTCAAACAACGGACCGTGGGGAGAAAAGGGTGATATGGATAAGTACCATGGAACAAAGGACCAACTTCACCCGAAAGGACTGGAAACAATGTGTGATTACACATGAACGAGTACAACACTCGTCCGCAGTTAATTTCCCAAAACCTAAAAAAAGGTACAAACAAATACGATTACGAAAACAGAGAATCACCGATTCCACAACTCTCCGTGTTACATACcgttccttctccttcctccgctcTTACTCCTAGCAATATGCGCCGTCAGACGCTTCTTGGTATCCACCAAACTCCTCTTATGCTTCGCCCTCGCCTTACCAACCGTCATTAGGAAGTTCTTCTTTctcgccttctccttgttcGTCGACGACTTGccctcagcctccttcttggaTTTCCTGATTGCCTGCGTCGACTTGTGCTCCTCACGCGCAGGCTTGCCATCCTTGGCCATGGCCACCCGCTCCTCCTTGGTGCTCTTCTTGCCAATCTGGGCAGGCAACTCAATGTCGTCGGCGGTAACACCGTCTTCGATGTGCTTGGCGATAAGTTCTTGTCTCCTCTTGGAGACGGTGCCTGTCATCTTGTCTAATTGGGCCTCCCGGCGGAGCTCTGCCAGTTTGGCGAGGTCGGCGGGCGTGAGGATAGTGGTCATGGCGAGCTTGGAAATGCGGttggcttcggcggcggcggccatggCTTCGTCGGAGATGAGATCAGGAGCCGTTGAGCTGTCGCGACGCTGCTTCTTGGCTGCAGGcccttcgtcctcgtcatcggaGTGCTCAACGTTGATCCACCCGGTTGAAGAGTCAGAATCGTTGGAGGCGACTTCCCACTCGTCGGAATTGAACCCatcttcgtcatcatcatcatccttcaTCTTAGCGTCTCCATCAGCATCCTCACCCTTCTCAGCGAGTTTCTTGAgtttctgctcctccttgtaCTTCTCGAGAAGCTCGATACCCTCAATACCGCTCTCCACTTGCTCTTCACCAAACTTGAGCCTCTTGACCTCACCCGACTTCAATCCCATGGTTGCCTCCTTGCCGCGGAACTTCTTTTGCAGCAGCTCGGGGTAAACTTCACGGTAAAGAGACTGAAGACCCTTGGCGGCCATTACCACGCCCTTGTCCTTGGACTTTTGGTACATGACTAGATCTTGAAGGAGAGTCTCGCTCATGCAGAGCGGTTGGCGCAAAGCGACTTCACGGATAGAGTTGATACCGGCAGAGGCAACTTCGGCGGCAGAAGCCTCCGAGACGAACTCATTGGCGATCTTGACAACGAGAGGTTCGATGGCGTCGGGAGGAACGTGGTTGTGTGTCGCCTGCGCCAAAGAAGCGAGGAATGAAGTGACGGACGGTTGCTTGGGCGTCAAGTACTTGGTGAACCACGGATACAAGGAAATGATGGTGAGCTTGTGCAGACCGACCAGACGGGTGACGAGCTGGAGGACCAGTAGCTTGTTGTCGAGGGAGAACTTGCACTTGGTATTCTGCAGGTGTTTCTGGAAAAGCTGCTCGGCGAAGCCTTGAGGATCGTGAATGAGGTGGAGAGCCGAGAAGTTCAGCGGATGAGGGGCATGCTTCTTGCGCTCCTGCTTCTTAATCTTTTCCATGGCCTTCTCCATGGCCTTTTGGcgcttcttggtcttcttgttGATAGTGCCCTGATGCTTGACCTTCTTAATGTCAATCTCCTCGTCACTAGAGTcgtcctccatctcctcgcgCTCCTTGTCGccacccaagaagaagcggacACCACCAACGACGACCTTTTCGTTGTCGGACAAACAGGCCTCCTTCATGACGTCGCAGGGCCGGGCGTCGGTCCAGATCTGGCGGCGCCACAGCTCGCGGGTGATGCGGCAGGCCCACATG
The Neurospora crassa OR74A linkage group II, whole genome shotgun sequence DNA segment above includes these coding regions:
- the gh13-3 gene encoding glucan 1,4-alpha-maltohexaosidase — encoded protein: MGDNFQLPSPAPAQAQEPQQNPTPQNATLLQAFEWYTPPDHAHFLRLSSQIPQLSQHGISSLWIPPSCRATSPQSNGYDIYDLYDLGEFDQKGSVATKWGTKAQLLELARKGKEYGVGLYWDAVLNHRFGADHRERCKAVEVDANDRRVRVSGEYEIDAWVGFDFPGRGDQESTMKYHWYHFSGVDFNADDPGKAGTIYQILGEQSQGWAKSPEDVDGEKGNYDYLMGCDVDYSHPEVVDDVLNWGRWLAKEVSIKGIRFDAVKHFSESFLKKFVKMLDGEFGEGWFLVGEFWKDSLQSMTDYLDRMDHKFSLFDAPLVYNFGEISTSVSADLRKVFDDTLVQKAPVCAVTLVQNHDTQPLQALHVPITPWFLPLGYALILIREAGYPCIFYGDLYGLCTPTSDNPSPTRPTSGPVTIIPKLLLARKLYAYGPQTDYFDYPTCIGWVRHGTWDKKDKCAVVMSNAGEGWKWMFVGVECAGQQWTDVLEWRKEVVTIGENGWAEFRCGGCSVSVWVWEGAKGRDEFETQFDFDIYAASTAK
- a CDS encoding SDA1 domain-containing protein, whose amino-acid sequence is MPKRKVAALEKVDADLVSLQYKIRRDPKSYAQEFYDQWLAYDAQRQIFISSPSSASSEDNKKFHDLVDLVAHVADLYPDVTAPYFDHLKELLTQHHAVLNPDLREKVVGSLSLLRRKDVIDSTSLLTTLFPILISTPSKSLRSLLYTKIVSDLRESNSKATNHKLNRTIQTVLHNLVTSDRTSTKGMWACRITRELWRRQIWTDARPCDVMKEACLSDNEKVVVGGVRFFLGGDKEREEMEDDSSDEEIDIKKVKHQGTINKKTKKRQKAMEKAMEKIKKQERKKHAPHPLNFSALHLIHDPQGFAEQLFQKHLQNTKCKFSLDNKLLVLQLVTRLVGLHKLTIISLYPWFTKYLTPKQPSVTSFLASLAQATHNHVPPDAIEPLVVKIANEFVSEASAAEVASAGINSIREVALRQPLCMSETLLQDLVMYQKSKDKGVVMAAKGLQSLYREVYPELLQKKFRGKEATMGLKSGEVKRLKFGEEQVESGIEGIELLEKYKEEQKLKKLAEKGEDADGDAKMKDDDDDEDGFNSDEWEVASNDSDSSTGWINVEHSDDEDEGPAAKKQRRDSSTAPDLISDEAMAAAAEANRISKLAMTTILTPADLAKLAELRREAQLDKMTGTVSKRRQELIAKHIEDGVTADDIELPAQIGKKSTKEERVAMAKDGKPAREEHKSTQAIRKSKKEAEGKSSTNKEKARKKNFLMTVGKARAKHKRSLVDTKKRLTAHIARSKSGGRRRNGM
- a CDS encoding chaperone dnaK; this translates as MARVSTLSPLRIFLSAIFLFSAHVFAVSAVLGVDLGTEYIKAALVKPGIPLEIVLTKDSRRKEISAVAFKPSSNGPKKGAYPEREYGSDAMAIAPRFPGDVYPNLKAILGLPTGSAQVREYAERHPSLKLEAHKAKGSAAFKSAGAFTAEEEAWLVEELLAMELQSVRANAEALAGPGSSVRSVVITVPPFYTTEEKRAVELSAELAGLKVLSLVSDGLAVGLNYATTRQFPNVNKGAKAEHHLVFDMGAGSTKATVLSMQSRTVKDVGKFNKTVQEVSVLGSGWDRTLGGDALNYLIVDDMIRQFVESPTAKKAGVTLEAVKSHGRTIAKLTKEAERLRHVLSANQNTQASFEGLYDDVDFKYKITRAEFEEMAATHAQRVSAAVKNALSMAGLQIKDLDSVILHGGATRTPFVQKELESFLGGADKIRTNVNSDEAAVFGAGFRAAELSPSFRVKEIKITDIAYYPAGMKWKNDEGKPKHQRLWIATSPLGAPAKEVTFNNVQDLSVSFYQLVDGAELDTKVFTTKNLTASVEALVEKHKCEKADIKFKVGVRLLSENGEVDVTKAAVECEADEPEKDGFVDGVKNLFGFGKKDKTEGEEDSASASTESSTSTSSSAAASASAETKPSEPKKKQLVQINVDFTLTPTGPTSLLSKASIQALKDRLKSFAASDRTRQLREEALNQLEAYTYKISDILDRESFIAHSSASEREALQQKKDEVSDWLYGDGADATREEFKAKLNELQNIVDPVLKRAEEAEKRPEILKGLQDALDNTNKFVKDIREKIDAYDTFHASASASASASSSTATSSSSTTAPASSATGDFDGLEDDASTTTATREDPMKFLEKELGPVPPLYTLEDLKESEDLYTSISTWLESKVAEQEKLGPTDDPVLTVKDLLERREKLDKAGMALAMKGVKNFEKTQAKGKGGKTNGKAKASGSKAGGKKNGKGTKAGEKPAKETVSDEEIEEMLRKVMADEKAKEEAKAQKGERESKEEPVKHEEL